One genomic window of Streptomyces sp. NBC_01276 includes the following:
- a CDS encoding BMP family protein encodes MRRITRIATVGIASAALALSATACGGKKSSDTSSSSSSSSETKSAGAAIAYDVGGRGDQSFNDAAYAGLEKAEKDLKVKTAEAEPTEGESEADKVQRLTELARKGNNPVIGVGFSYAPAIKKVAAKFPNTTFGIIDDTSVTEKNIANLVFNEEQGSYLAGVAAAKASKSNTVGFIGGVEVPLIKKFQAGFEQGVKDTNPNAKVLSAYLTQPPDFSGFAKPDLGKATAKGQLDGGADVIYAAAGLAGSGAIEAASTAGKWAIGVDSDQYNQAGLSKYKDHILTSVTKDVSDAVYNLIKSVKDGKPESGEVRYGLDKNGVGLADSNPKYKEMTDVTAAVEKAKADIIAKKITVKTAP; translated from the coding sequence TTGCGCCGGATCACCAGGATCGCCACCGTGGGCATCGCGTCCGCGGCGCTGGCCCTCTCGGCCACCGCCTGTGGCGGAAAGAAGTCCTCGGACACCTCGTCGTCGTCCTCCTCGTCCTCCGAGACGAAGAGCGCCGGCGCCGCCATCGCCTACGACGTCGGCGGCCGCGGCGACCAGTCGTTCAACGACGCCGCCTACGCGGGCCTGGAGAAGGCCGAGAAGGACCTCAAGGTCAAGACCGCCGAGGCGGAGCCCACCGAGGGCGAGAGCGAGGCCGACAAGGTCCAGCGCCTCACCGAGCTGGCGCGCAAGGGCAACAACCCGGTCATCGGCGTCGGCTTCTCCTACGCCCCGGCCATCAAGAAGGTCGCCGCGAAGTTCCCGAACACCACGTTCGGCATCATCGACGACACCTCGGTGACCGAGAAGAACATCGCCAACCTGGTCTTCAACGAGGAGCAGGGCTCCTACCTGGCCGGCGTCGCCGCCGCCAAGGCGTCGAAGTCCAACACCGTCGGCTTCATCGGCGGCGTCGAGGTTCCGCTGATCAAGAAGTTCCAGGCGGGCTTCGAGCAGGGCGTCAAGGACACCAACCCGAACGCCAAGGTGCTGTCGGCCTACCTGACGCAGCCGCCGGACTTCTCGGGCTTCGCCAAGCCCGACCTCGGCAAGGCCACCGCCAAGGGCCAGCTCGACGGCGGCGCCGACGTGATCTACGCCGCCGCCGGTCTCGCGGGCTCGGGCGCCATCGAGGCCGCCTCCACCGCCGGCAAGTGGGCCATCGGCGTCGACTCCGACCAGTACAACCAGGCCGGCCTGTCGAAGTACAAGGACCACATCCTGACCTCGGTCACCAAGGACGTCTCCGACGCGGTCTACAACCTGATCAAGTCGGTCAAGGACGGCAAGCCGGAGTCCGGCGAGGTCCGTTACGGCCTGGACAAGAACGGTGTCGGCCTGGCCGACTCCAACCCGAAGTACAAGGAAATGACGGACGTCACCGCCGCGGTGGAGAAGGCCAAGGCCGACATCATCGCGAAGAAGATCACCGTCAAGACCGCGCCGTAA
- a CDS encoding amidohydrolase produces MSRESQTALPGTPDRPELPGKLPDHLRAELIAFRRDLHMHPELGHQEFRTTAAIKTRLEKAGLRPRVLKSGTGLICDVGTRDGGRPMLALRADIDALPIPDAKTHVAYRSTVPDRAHACGHDVHTAVVLGAGLVLAELDRQGLLPRPVRLLFQPAEEVLPGGASEAIESGVLDGVGRIIAVHCDPRVDAGRIGLRAGAITSACDRLEVSLSGPGGHTARPHLTTDLVTAAARLAVDVPALLTRRMDARSGMSVTWGRIEAGHACNVIPMQAELSGTIRCLDLNAWYEAPDMIHAAIDEVATMHGAKFEINHVRGVPPVVNDPVVTELLREAMAARCGAGSIEDTEQSLGGEDFSWYLEHVPGAMARLGVRRPGDTAKRDLHRGDFDVDESAIGVGVEFFTAAALLDGCRAGVVG; encoded by the coding sequence ATGTCCCGCGAGTCCCAGACCGCCCTGCCCGGCACGCCCGACCGGCCCGAGCTGCCCGGCAAGCTTCCGGACCACCTGCGTGCCGAACTGATCGCCTTCCGACGGGACTTGCACATGCATCCCGAGCTAGGACACCAGGAGTTCCGCACCACGGCGGCGATCAAGACCCGGCTGGAAAAAGCCGGCCTGCGCCCACGCGTGCTGAAGTCCGGCACGGGGCTGATCTGTGACGTCGGGACCCGGGACGGGGGGCGGCCGATGCTGGCCCTGCGCGCGGACATCGACGCCCTGCCTATTCCGGACGCCAAGACGCACGTCGCGTACCGCTCCACCGTCCCGGACCGTGCCCACGCCTGCGGGCACGACGTGCACACGGCCGTCGTCCTCGGCGCGGGCCTGGTGCTCGCCGAGCTCGACCGCCAGGGGCTGCTGCCCCGCCCGGTGCGGCTGCTGTTCCAGCCCGCCGAGGAGGTGCTGCCGGGCGGCGCGAGCGAGGCCATCGAGTCCGGGGTGCTGGACGGCGTGGGGCGGATCATCGCGGTCCACTGCGACCCGCGCGTCGACGCGGGCCGGATCGGGCTGCGGGCCGGAGCGATCACCTCTGCCTGTGACCGGCTGGAGGTCAGCCTCTCCGGCCCCGGCGGTCACACCGCCCGCCCGCACCTGACCACCGACCTGGTGACGGCCGCCGCCCGCCTCGCCGTCGACGTCCCCGCCCTGCTGACCCGGCGCATGGACGCCCGCTCGGGCATGTCGGTCACCTGGGGCCGGATCGAGGCGGGGCACGCCTGCAACGTCATCCCGATGCAGGCGGAGCTTTCCGGCACCATCCGCTGTCTGGACCTGAACGCCTGGTACGAGGCCCCCGACATGATCCACGCGGCGATCGACGAGGTCGCCACGATGCACGGGGCGAAGTTCGAGATCAACCACGTGCGCGGGGTCCCCCCGGTGGTCAACGACCCGGTCGTCACCGAACTGCTCCGGGAGGCGATGGCGGCCCGCTGCGGCGCCGGTTCGATCGAGGACACCGAGCAGAGCCTCGGCGGCGAGGACTTCTCCTGGTACCTGGAGCACGTCCCCGGCGCCATGGCCCGCCTCGGCGTCCGCAGGCCCGGCGACACCGCCAAGCGGGACCTGCACCGCGGCGACTTCGACGTCGACGAGAGCGCGATCGGCGTCGGCGTGGAGTTCTTCACCGCCGCCGCGCTGCTCGACGGCTGCCGTGCCGGCGTGGTCGGTTAG
- a CDS encoding N-acetylneuraminate synthase family protein produces the protein MTVATPNTRQRAFGSRIAGPGHPVYVVGEIGINHNGDLGTAFALIDAAADAGCDAVKFQKRTPEICTPRDQWDVERDTPWGRMTYIDYRHRVEFGEADYLAIDEHCARRGIAWFASPWDTEAVAFLEKFDLPAHKVASASLTDDELLRALRATGRTVVLSTGMSTPKQIRHAVEVLGSDNILLCHATSTYPARAEELNLRVINTLQEEYPNVPIGYSGHETGLQTTLAAVALGATFVERHITLDRAMWGSDQAASVEPGGLARLVRDIRTIETALGDGVKKVYASELGPMKKLRRVQGQAPAAV, from the coding sequence ATGACCGTCGCCACCCCCAACACCCGTCAGCGCGCCTTTGGTTCGCGCATCGCGGGCCCCGGCCACCCGGTCTACGTCGTCGGCGAGATCGGCATCAACCACAACGGCGACCTCGGCACCGCCTTCGCCCTCATCGACGCCGCCGCCGACGCGGGCTGCGACGCCGTCAAGTTCCAGAAGCGCACCCCGGAGATCTGCACCCCGCGCGACCAGTGGGACGTCGAACGCGACACCCCCTGGGGCCGGATGACCTACATCGACTACCGCCACCGCGTGGAGTTCGGCGAGGCCGACTACCTGGCCATCGACGAGCACTGCGCCCGCCGCGGCATCGCCTGGTTCGCCTCCCCCTGGGACACCGAGGCCGTCGCCTTCCTGGAGAAGTTCGACCTGCCCGCCCACAAGGTGGCCTCCGCCTCCCTCACCGACGACGAACTCCTGCGCGCCCTGCGCGCCACCGGCCGCACCGTCGTCCTGTCCACGGGCATGTCCACCCCCAAGCAGATCCGGCACGCCGTCGAGGTGCTCGGCAGCGACAACATCCTTCTCTGCCACGCCACTTCGACGTACCCGGCCAGGGCGGAGGAGCTCAACCTGCGCGTCATCAACACCCTCCAGGAGGAGTACCCGAACGTTCCGATCGGCTACTCCGGCCACGAGACCGGCCTGCAGACCACGCTCGCCGCCGTCGCCCTCGGCGCCACCTTCGTCGAGCGGCACATCACCCTCGACCGCGCCATGTGGGGCTCCGACCAGGCCGCCTCCGTCGAACCCGGCGGCCTCGCCCGCCTCGTGCGCGACATCCGCACCATCGAGACCGCCCTCGGCGACGGTGTCAAGAAGGTCTACGCGTCCGAGCTCGGCCCCATGAAGAAGCTCCGCCGCGTCCAGGGCCAGGCCCCGGCAGCGGTCTGA
- a CDS encoding DUF6716 putative glycosyltransferase: MRNSFCRVPVPLSSSRSGQRVAVLADSDTRWKWGALTARRLAPGAPAPTGYVLRGRATPTARQLGEAGVGETGGGPVEVTCAEFLAELGRRPYDVVVLALVGGAVQAVLHGVRALWPDPAARPVLVTGYVGVVYEKLADGLLLRHGADLVLANSRHDAARFRAVYEGVGADPAAVVETALPFLEGAAYESAGDRAHRVVFAVQPSVPEGRADRAYLLERAARHARLHPGREVLVKLRSRPGEHTTHLEEHPYQRLAERLPGGLPPNCRLAYGNMGEVLDGTDLLVTVSSTAALESLHRGIPTAVLTDLGIREALGNHHFLGSGCLASWDQLDGGLLPAGAPGWLAAHGVAPVAPGVSVAPVASGPPVASGPPVPAGPPDSAATPPGAASGPPVADPVADPYAAARARVAELLAADRLPPVAPYYTLATASGYLPGILARHRLAPDGTPLAGAGARAAGESSGARRWLRAHLREAARGAYRHGVQRVAPVIRRLGEL; this comes from the coding sequence ATGCGGAATAGCTTCTGCCGGGTGCCAGTGCCACTCAGCAGCAGCCGGTCCGGTCAACGCGTCGCCGTACTCGCGGATTCCGACACGCGCTGGAAATGGGGCGCCCTCACCGCCCGCCGCCTCGCCCCCGGCGCCCCCGCACCCACCGGGTACGTACTACGCGGCCGGGCCACCCCCACCGCGCGCCAGCTCGGCGAGGCGGGCGTCGGGGAGACGGGCGGCGGTCCGGTGGAGGTGACCTGCGCCGAGTTCCTCGCCGAACTCGGCCGCCGGCCCTACGACGTGGTCGTCCTCGCCCTCGTCGGCGGCGCAGTCCAGGCCGTCCTGCACGGGGTGCGCGCCCTGTGGCCCGACCCGGCCGCCCGCCCCGTCCTCGTCACCGGCTACGTCGGCGTCGTCTACGAGAAGCTCGCCGACGGGCTCCTGCTGCGGCACGGCGCCGACCTGGTCCTCGCCAACTCCCGCCACGACGCTGCCCGCTTCCGTGCCGTGTACGAGGGCGTGGGCGCCGATCCGGCGGCCGTCGTCGAGACCGCCCTGCCCTTCCTGGAGGGTGCGGCGTACGAGAGCGCGGGCGACCGCGCCCACCGGGTCGTCTTCGCGGTGCAGCCCTCCGTCCCGGAGGGCCGCGCCGACCGCGCCTACCTCCTGGAGCGCGCCGCCCGGCACGCCCGGCTGCACCCGGGGCGGGAGGTGCTCGTCAAACTGCGCAGCCGGCCGGGGGAGCACACCACGCACCTGGAGGAACACCCCTACCAGCGCCTGGCCGAGCGCCTTCCGGGCGGGCTGCCGCCCAACTGCCGTCTGGCGTACGGGAACATGGGCGAGGTGCTGGACGGCACCGACCTGCTGGTCACCGTGTCCTCCACCGCCGCCCTGGAGTCCCTGCACCGGGGCATCCCGACCGCCGTCCTGACCGACCTCGGCATCCGCGAGGCGCTCGGCAACCACCACTTCCTGGGCTCCGGCTGCCTGGCGTCGTGGGACCAGCTCGACGGGGGCCTGCTGCCGGCCGGCGCCCCGGGCTGGCTCGCCGCCCACGGGGTCGCGCCGGTCGCGCCGGGTGTTTCGGTTGCGCCGGTCGCCTCCGGGCCGCCGGTCGCCTCCGGGCCGCCGGTCCCCGCGGGCCCGCCGGATTCCGCCGCCACCCCTCCGGGTGCCGCCTCCGGCCCGCCCGTCGCCGACCCCGTCGCCGACCCCTACGCCGCCGCGCGGGCCCGGGTCGCGGAGCTGCTCGCCGCGGACCGGCTGCCGCCCGTGGCCCCGTACTACACGCTCGCCACCGCCTCCGGCTACCTCCCCGGGATCCTGGCCCGCCACCGGCTCGCCCCCGACGGGACCCCGCTCGCCGGGGCGGGCGCCCGCGCGGCGGGGGAGTCCTCCGGGGCGCGCCGCTGGCTCCGGGCCCACCTGCGCGAGGCCGCCCGGGGCGCCTACCGGCACGGCGTCCAGCGGGTGGCCCCGGTGATCCGACGGCTGGGCGAGCTGTGA
- a CDS encoding glycosyltransferase family 2 protein, with translation MPKLSVVVPFYNVQTYAPDVLKGLALNAREDFEFLLVDDRSTDGTPELLERAAAGGLPGAVHLRRDRNGGLAAARNTGLDAARGEYIAFLDGDDWPAPGHLARTLAAIEALDCDFVRTDHVQVTGRARIVQRVPYGPQGVVGDPRAGILPTGRATAVDYPYAWAGMYHRRLLDQGLLHFTDGLRTAEDRPWIWRLHRTARSFAAIGEAGIFYRRGISTSLTQIGDERQLDFIRAFDQVLADTATDRESELLLPKAVRTYCAIIAHHIGTIERFEPAVAKRLRVMSAEALGRMPRPLLERALGSMDADRSALLRRLRRRTPAPAVPGAAA, from the coding sequence GTGCCCAAGCTCTCTGTTGTCGTGCCGTTCTACAACGTGCAGACGTACGCACCGGACGTCCTGAAGGGACTCGCACTCAACGCGCGTGAGGATTTCGAGTTCCTGCTGGTCGACGACCGCTCCACGGACGGGACGCCCGAGCTCCTGGAGCGCGCGGCGGCGGGCGGCCTGCCCGGGGCGGTGCACCTCAGACGGGACCGCAACGGCGGGCTGGCGGCGGCCCGCAACACCGGACTGGACGCGGCGCGCGGCGAGTACATCGCCTTCCTGGACGGCGACGACTGGCCGGCGCCGGGCCACCTGGCCCGTACGCTGGCCGCCATCGAGGCCCTGGACTGCGATTTCGTCCGTACCGACCATGTGCAGGTGACGGGCCGGGCGCGGATCGTGCAGCGGGTGCCGTACGGGCCGCAGGGGGTGGTGGGCGATCCGCGCGCGGGGATCCTGCCGACCGGGCGGGCCACGGCGGTGGACTACCCGTACGCCTGGGCGGGGATGTACCACCGGCGGCTGCTGGACCAGGGCCTGCTGCACTTCACGGACGGGCTGCGGACGGCGGAGGACCGGCCGTGGATCTGGCGGCTGCACCGTACGGCGCGGTCCTTCGCGGCGATCGGCGAGGCCGGGATCTTCTACCGGCGCGGCATTTCCACCTCGCTCACCCAGATCGGGGACGAGCGTCAGCTCGATTTCATTCGAGCATTTGATCAAGTACTCGCGGACACCGCCACGGACCGGGAATCCGAACTCCTGCTCCCCAAGGCCGTCCGAACGTATTGCGCGATTATCGCGCACCATATCGGCACCATCGAAAGGTTCGAACCGGCCGTGGCGAAAAGACTCCGTGTGATGAGCGCGGAGGCGCTCGGGCGCATGCCGCGGCCCCTGTTGGAACGGGCGCTCGGCTCGATGGACGCCGACCGCTCCGCGCTGCTGCGCAGACTGCGGCGCCGCACGCCGGCCCCCGCGGTTCCCGGGGCCGCCGCGTGA
- a CDS encoding polysialyltransferase family glycosyltransferase, whose amino-acid sequence MDGDRVTQVFLASTLYGTATLAAALDAGTFPAAARRILLTSNHSLTPEVTPGIDAMPGFETLRTRFDEVRDWNAVLAPQHPSTWAPRPDDVPLWERQLRALWGLGGDRVELVVESLQVPPAQSLCRLFPGAAIDVYADGLMSYGPTRFRLDPQIGMRVRRVLHLDLVPGLEPLLLTEFGVPSETVPAPAFLKVLAELAGLPDDSGYEPGEPCALLLGQYLSALDLMSPAQEEELHVAMVRGAWERGHRELVFKPHPSAPAAYSRRAEAEAERLGARLTVLDAPVLAETLYERLRPALVAGCFSTGLLTARALYGIPVARTGTGALLARLAPYQNSNRIPLTLVDALVPDLAAAPGDGPGTPEDLPGLVTAVGFAMQPRILADRRERAEAHLARHLSEGTRHYFNRRRLTTLGLPGGIPAQLSFLPRSPAVRRVVHRLRRGLRRVS is encoded by the coding sequence GTGGACGGCGACCGCGTCACCCAGGTCTTCCTCGCCTCCACCCTCTACGGGACGGCCACCCTCGCCGCCGCCCTCGACGCGGGCACCTTCCCGGCGGCCGCCCGCCGGATCCTGCTGACCAGCAACCACTCCCTCACCCCCGAGGTCACCCCCGGCATCGACGCCATGCCGGGCTTCGAGACGCTGCGGACCCGCTTCGACGAGGTGCGCGACTGGAACGCCGTCCTCGCCCCGCAGCACCCGAGCACCTGGGCCCCGCGCCCGGACGACGTCCCGCTGTGGGAGCGGCAGCTGCGCGCCCTGTGGGGGCTCGGCGGGGACCGGGTCGAGCTGGTGGTGGAGTCCCTCCAGGTGCCGCCCGCGCAGAGCCTGTGCCGGCTGTTCCCGGGCGCGGCGATCGACGTGTACGCCGACGGGCTGATGTCCTACGGCCCCACCCGCTTCCGCCTCGACCCGCAGATCGGCATGCGGGTCCGGCGCGTGCTCCACCTGGACCTGGTCCCCGGCCTGGAGCCGCTGCTGCTGACGGAGTTCGGGGTGCCCTCGGAGACGGTCCCGGCGCCCGCCTTCCTCAAGGTCCTGGCGGAGCTGGCCGGGCTGCCCGACGACAGCGGCTACGAGCCCGGCGAGCCCTGCGCCCTCCTCCTGGGCCAGTACCTCTCCGCCCTGGACCTGATGTCCCCGGCGCAGGAGGAGGAGCTGCACGTCGCGATGGTGCGCGGGGCCTGGGAGCGGGGCCACCGGGAACTGGTCTTCAAACCGCACCCCTCCGCCCCGGCGGCCTACTCCCGGCGGGCGGAGGCGGAGGCCGAACGCCTCGGGGCGCGGCTGACGGTGCTGGACGCGCCCGTGCTGGCGGAGACCCTGTACGAGCGGCTGCGCCCCGCGCTGGTGGCGGGCTGCTTCTCGACGGGGCTGCTCACGGCGCGGGCCCTGTACGGGATCCCGGTCGCGCGCACCGGGACCGGTGCGCTGCTGGCCCGCCTGGCCCCGTACCAGAACAGCAACCGGATCCCCCTGACGCTGGTGGACGCGCTGGTCCCGGACCTTGCGGCGGCGCCGGGCGACGGGCCGGGCACCCCGGAGGACCTGCCCGGTCTGGTCACCGCCGTCGGCTTCGCCATGCAGCCCCGGATCCTCGCCGACCGGCGGGAGCGGGCCGAGGCCCATCTGGCCCGGCACCTGAGCGAGGGGACCCGGCACTACTTCAACCGCCGCCGGCTCACCACGCTGGGCCTGCCGGGCGGGATCCCCGCGCAGCTGTCCTTCCTGCCCCGCAGCCCCGCCGTGCGCCGGGTCGTGCACCGGCTGCGGCGGGGTCTGCGCCGGGTCAGCTGA
- the leuE gene encoding leucine efflux protein LeuE → MLGVTDLPTYLAAVVLIVLLPGPNSLYVLSVASRRGVKEGYKAASGVFTGDTVLMVLAAVGAGALLQTSPVLFTAVKVLGAGYLGWLAVGMLRGALAMWRGRRSRDEEAPAGEETAGAAERPFRRALVVSLLNPKAILFLLSFFVQFVDPEYPYPALSFLLLGTVSQLVSFLYLSTLIFTGTRLSAAFRRRKRLAAGATSAAGVIFLGFAAKLAVS, encoded by the coding sequence ATGCTGGGTGTGACAGATCTTCCTACGTATCTCGCCGCCGTCGTGCTGATCGTGCTGCTGCCGGGGCCGAACTCCCTCTACGTGCTCTCCGTCGCCTCGCGGCGCGGGGTGAAGGAGGGCTACAAGGCCGCCTCCGGGGTGTTCACCGGCGACACCGTGCTGATGGTGCTGGCCGCGGTCGGCGCGGGCGCGCTGCTCCAGACCAGCCCGGTGCTGTTCACCGCCGTCAAGGTGCTCGGCGCCGGGTACCTCGGGTGGCTGGCCGTGGGCATGCTGCGCGGCGCCCTGGCCATGTGGCGCGGCCGCCGCTCGCGCGACGAGGAGGCCCCGGCCGGGGAGGAGACCGCCGGTGCCGCCGAGCGGCCGTTCAGGCGGGCGCTGGTGGTGAGCCTGCTCAACCCGAAGGCGATCCTCTTCCTGCTGTCCTTCTTCGTGCAGTTCGTGGACCCGGAGTACCCCTACCCCGCGCTGTCCTTCCTGCTGCTGGGGACCGTCTCCCAGCTGGTCAGCTTCCTGTACCTGTCCACCCTGATATTCACCGGCACCCGCCTCTCCGCCGCCTTCCGCCGCCGCAAGCGGCTCGCGGCCGGGGCCACCTCGGCGGCCGGCGTGATCTTCCTGGGCTTCGCCGCGAAGCTCGCCGTCAGCTGA